Proteins from a genomic interval of Methanofollis formosanus:
- a CDS encoding DUF7557 family protein codes for MSGQPPGGGYAFKIPGKKIFDSGDFRDRKGDILSVAIDSAMGATTVWMSPETKKRLKEMKRHPRETYEDVILRLIDTAEDPEPLSDEAIRGIEESRKDIRAGRLLPLDEARAELRAAWRTEDPE; via the coding sequence TTGAGCGGCCAGCCCCCCGGCGGAGGGTATGCTTTCAAGATTCCTGGGAAGAAGATCTTCGATTCGGGAGACTTCCGGGATCGGAAGGGTGACATCCTATCGGTCGCTATAGACTCTGCCATGGGAGCCACGACGGTGTGGATGTCACCCGAAACCAAGAAGCGGCTGAAGGAGATGAAGCGGCATCCCCGGGAGACCTACGAGGACGTGATCCTCAGGCTGATCGACACCGCCGAAGACCCCGAGCCCCTCAGCGACGAGGCGATCCGGGGGATTGAAGAGTCACGCAAAGACATCAGAGCCGGCCGCCTTCTCCCCCTCGATGAGGCCCGCGCAGAACTTCGGGCTGCATGGCGTACCGAAGATCCAGAATGA
- the argH gene encoding argininosuccinate lyase, whose product MHRDLLRRGRLSDDRTGEVMHFLSSMTADHWIAEMDIQVDMAHLLMLREKEIIGEDAARALMGALLSFHEDGVPEEAYDECFEDIHAGKEAALIARVGEEFGGRLHMGRSRNDEVATCIRMRLREELLGCMAAVCDLRRVLLDLAAAHRETIMPGFTHLQHAQPTTLAHHLLAYEAAFGRDFGRLADAYGRVNECPLGAAAFASTGYPIDRAMTAGLLGFERPMGNSMDAVATRDFALESLSACTVMMTNASRLCEEMVVWSSAFVRFVQLADGYSSTSSIMPQKKNPDTAEIMRAKAGTVAGALAGATTITKGLPMSYNRDLQELTPHLWRGVAAARESLVVLAGMLSTATFDTDRMAAESDRGFSTATELADVLVREYGLPFRTAHSVVGRAVKQGALDLATLEAAAEEVAGLSLTERGLTAERVAAALDPAISVAERNAIGGPAPDETARAVAARNTDLAADEAATAGLAKAIETALARLVDEARRLAEA is encoded by the coding sequence ATGCATCGTGATCTGCTGCGGCGAGGCAGACTCAGTGACGACCGTACCGGCGAGGTAATGCACTTCCTCTCCTCGATGACGGCCGATCACTGGATCGCCGAGATGGATATCCAGGTGGACATGGCCCACCTCCTGATGCTCCGGGAGAAGGAGATCATCGGGGAGGACGCGGCCAGGGCGCTGATGGGCGCGCTGCTTTCGTTCCACGAGGACGGCGTCCCCGAAGAGGCCTACGACGAATGTTTTGAGGACATCCACGCCGGGAAAGAGGCGGCGCTCATCGCCCGCGTCGGCGAGGAGTTCGGCGGCCGCCTGCACATGGGCCGGTCCAGGAACGACGAGGTGGCGACCTGCATCAGGATGCGCCTGCGCGAAGAACTGCTCGGGTGTATGGCGGCGGTCTGCGACCTCAGACGGGTGCTGCTCGACCTGGCCGCGGCGCACCGCGAGACGATCATGCCGGGCTTCACGCACCTCCAGCACGCCCAGCCGACCACCCTCGCTCACCACCTCCTCGCCTACGAGGCGGCCTTCGGGCGGGACTTCGGGCGGCTCGCCGACGCCTACGGCCGGGTGAACGAGTGTCCCCTCGGTGCGGCGGCCTTCGCCTCCACCGGATACCCCATCGACCGGGCGATGACCGCCGGCCTCCTCGGGTTCGAGCGGCCGATGGGCAACTCGATGGACGCCGTCGCCACCCGCGACTTCGCCCTCGAAAGCCTCTCGGCCTGCACCGTGATGATGACCAACGCGAGCCGTCTCTGCGAGGAGATGGTCGTCTGGTCGAGTGCCTTCGTCCGGTTCGTGCAGCTCGCCGACGGTTACTCCTCCACCAGTTCGATCATGCCCCAGAAGAAGAACCCGGACACCGCCGAGATCATGCGGGCAAAGGCCGGGACCGTCGCCGGGGCGCTCGCCGGGGCGACGACCATCACGAAAGGGCTCCCGATGAGCTACAACCGCGACCTCCAGGAACTCACCCCCCACCTCTGGCGGGGCGTCGCCGCCGCGCGCGAGAGTCTGGTCGTCCTGGCCGGGATGCTCTCCACCGCGACCTTCGATACCGACCGGATGGCCGCGGAGTCTGACCGCGGCTTCTCGACCGCGACCGAACTCGCCGACGTCCTGGTCCGCGAGTACGGTCTGCCCTTCAGGACGGCGCACTCGGTCGTCGGCCGCGCCGTGAAACAGGGCGCCCTCGACCTCGCCACCCTGGAAGCGGCGGCCGAGGAGGTCGCCGGGCTCTCGCTCACCGAGCGGGGCCTCACCGCCGAACGGGTGGCCGCCGCCCTCGATCCGGCGATCAGCGTCGCCGAACGCAACGCCATCGGCGGCCCGGCACCCGACGAGACGGCGCGGGCCGTGGCGGCACGGAACACAGACCTTGCGGCCGACGAGGCCGCGACCGCCGGGCTGGCGAAAGCCATCGAGACGGCCCTCGCCCGCCTGGTCGACGAAGCCAGGAGGCTCGCAGAAGCATGA